The following proteins are encoded in a genomic region of Micrococcaceae bacterium Sec5.8:
- a CDS encoding glycosyl hydrolase: MDRRTFLAAAVTATAAALGACTAETRLSPRPSPSPSPSPASASTTARKGVGLSRLKEFGIDQLNSLDLSWFYTWGANYPSTAYALRPDAEFVPMIWGRRSLERRAIDQVRSELPRTKAEDLLGFNEPDHAGQAELSVGAAVELWPQLEHAGLRLGSPAPVQPLGDWLQRFMDQAAAKDLRVDFVAMHSYAPPHADSFLRTVQKLHERYGMPVWVTEYAVADWKATAKSPSRFSEKEVLAFMGETIAGLREMPFVERFAWKTRAEGDPIMGASALFRSNGSLTPTGELYRSL, translated from the coding sequence ATGGACCGTCGGACGTTTCTCGCGGCTGCCGTGACCGCTACTGCGGCGGCTCTCGGCGCCTGCACAGCCGAAACGCGTCTAAGCCCACGTCCCTCGCCGTCGCCGTCGCCGTCGCCGGCGTCGGCGTCGACGACGGCTCGCAAGGGCGTGGGTTTGTCCCGTCTCAAGGAATTTGGCATAGACCAGCTGAATTCCCTTGACCTCAGCTGGTTTTACACCTGGGGCGCCAACTACCCTTCAACAGCGTACGCTTTGAGGCCCGACGCTGAGTTCGTCCCGATGATCTGGGGACGAAGGTCCCTAGAACGAAGAGCTATTGATCAGGTGAGATCAGAATTGCCGAGGACAAAAGCCGAAGATCTTCTGGGCTTCAACGAACCCGATCATGCGGGCCAAGCAGAGTTGTCCGTGGGCGCCGCCGTTGAGCTCTGGCCCCAACTCGAACACGCTGGCCTGAGGTTGGGTTCCCCGGCCCCGGTGCAGCCGCTCGGCGACTGGCTTCAAAGGTTCATGGACCAGGCAGCTGCGAAGGACTTGCGGGTGGACTTCGTCGCAATGCATTCCTACGCGCCTCCCCACGCCGACTCGTTCCTCAGGACGGTGCAGAAACTGCACGAGCGTTACGGAATGCCAGTCTGGGTAACTGAGTACGCAGTCGCCGATTGGAAAGCCACGGCGAAGTCTCCCAGCAGGTTCAGTGAAAAGGAAGTCCTGGCCTTCATGGGGGAAACCATTGCCGGGCTCCGGGAAATGCCGTTCGTGGAGCGTTTCGCCTGGAAAACCCGCGCCGAGGGCGACCCCATTATGGGCGCCTCAGCCCTGTTCAGGAGCAACGGATCACTCACCCCCACCGGCGAGTTGTATCGGTCACTCTGA
- a CDS encoding glycosyl hydrolase — protein sequence MERRKFLTMPLAAMAAPGALLAANAATATAAPAPTAIPTVPAITLPADTLKGFGWGGKDALALQQIRSLKLDWHYTWGSHYNVTTTPSFVPMVKSARTLLEQDAIGWVTRQLAETKTKHLLGFNEPDVAAQANMSVDQAISLWPKLQATGLRLGSPATAGPASPWLLDFMAKAKNKGLRVDFMTMHRYAWPKADQFLQIVTEMHERFGKPIWVTEYAVADWDATTSRPCVYSRSQTEDFMRATVAGLRAMPFVERFAWKTRPAKDIKMGCSALFHTNGSLTTTGKLYAAL from the coding sequence ATGGAACGCCGTAAGTTTCTGACCATGCCCCTAGCTGCAATGGCTGCTCCGGGCGCACTCCTTGCCGCAAATGCCGCCACTGCGACCGCAGCTCCAGCTCCCACGGCCATCCCAACCGTCCCGGCGATCACGCTACCCGCCGACACACTCAAGGGATTTGGATGGGGTGGGAAAGACGCACTCGCACTCCAGCAGATCAGAAGCCTAAAGTTGGACTGGCACTACACATGGGGGTCGCATTACAACGTGACGACTACGCCGTCGTTTGTACCAATGGTCAAAAGCGCCCGAACTCTTCTGGAGCAGGACGCGATTGGCTGGGTCACCCGCCAGCTGGCCGAAACCAAGACAAAGCACCTCTTAGGCTTCAACGAACCCGACGTCGCCGCCCAGGCCAACATGTCCGTAGATCAAGCAATCAGTCTTTGGCCGAAATTGCAGGCTACCGGACTGCGCCTCGGCTCGCCCGCCACAGCCGGGCCGGCAAGCCCCTGGCTCCTGGATTTTATGGCTAAAGCTAAGAACAAGGGTCTGCGGGTGGACTTCATGACCATGCACCGGTACGCGTGGCCGAAGGCGGACCAATTCCTCCAAATAGTGACGGAAATGCACGAACGCTTCGGAAAACCTATTTGGGTCACCGAGTACGCGGTGGCCGACTGGGACGCCACGACTTCACGCCCGTGTGTTTACTCCCGCTCCCAGACCGAGGACTTCATGCGGGCCACGGTGGCCGGACTGCGAGCCATGCCGTTCGTTGAGCGATTCGCGTGGAAAACCCGCCCGGCGAAAGATATCAAAATGGGTTGTTCAGCTCTCTTCCATACAAACGGCTCCCTCACGACCACAGGTAAGCTGTACGCAGCCCTGTGA
- a CDS encoding UDP-glucose/GDP-mannose dehydrogenase family protein, with protein sequence MTLRLTVIGTGYLGATHAACMAELGFEVLGVDVDKEKIDSLSRGELPIHEPGLPELLRKHTESGRLRFTTSFEEAGAFGDVHFIAVGTPQRAGEHAADMTYVDASVAAIARAATKNSLIVGKSTVPVGSARRLKGLVAEESRDDVIVNFAWNPEFLREGFAVEDTLRPDRLVIGVDSMSAEATLREVYADAISRDTPFITTDFETAELVKVAANAFLATKISFINAFSEVTETVGGNIRTLADAIGLDARIGRRFLNAGIGFGGGCLPKDIRALQARVSELGLDSTMRFLNEVDEVNLRRRDRAVYVAETLLGAVEGKRIAVLGVAFKPNSDDVRDSPALDVAARLFNSGADVSVYDPAANANAAKRYPRLNYVDSQAEAVADADLVMLLTEWSEFVIIDPEELGSEVARKRIFDGRNVLDHEKWDAAGWDIVSVGHKSELLELATVV encoded by the coding sequence GTGACACTTCGTCTGACCGTGATCGGTACCGGATACCTTGGAGCGACCCACGCGGCGTGCATGGCAGAACTTGGATTTGAGGTCCTCGGCGTCGACGTCGACAAAGAAAAGATCGACAGCCTCAGCCGGGGCGAACTTCCCATTCACGAGCCGGGTCTACCCGAACTCCTGCGCAAGCACACCGAATCTGGCCGTCTCCGTTTCACCACCTCGTTCGAAGAAGCAGGCGCGTTCGGTGACGTCCACTTCATCGCCGTCGGCACCCCGCAGCGCGCAGGTGAGCACGCAGCCGACATGACATACGTGGACGCCTCGGTCGCAGCAATCGCCCGGGCCGCCACCAAAAACTCCCTTATTGTCGGAAAATCGACCGTGCCGGTGGGCTCCGCCCGAAGGCTCAAGGGCCTCGTCGCCGAAGAATCGCGCGACGATGTAATAGTCAACTTTGCTTGGAACCCGGAGTTTCTTCGCGAGGGCTTCGCCGTCGAAGACACGCTGCGTCCGGACCGGTTGGTCATCGGTGTCGACTCGATGTCCGCTGAGGCGACACTCCGTGAGGTCTATGCCGATGCCATCAGTCGCGATACCCCATTCATCACAACGGACTTCGAAACCGCCGAGCTCGTCAAGGTGGCAGCCAACGCTTTCCTTGCGACAAAGATTTCCTTTATCAATGCCTTCTCCGAGGTCACCGAGACTGTCGGCGGCAACATTCGGACACTGGCTGACGCGATCGGGCTCGACGCGCGGATCGGCCGCCGATTCCTCAACGCCGGCATCGGCTTTGGCGGCGGCTGCCTCCCGAAAGACATCCGGGCCCTCCAGGCTCGGGTTTCCGAACTTGGCTTAGACAGCACTATGCGCTTTCTCAACGAAGTCGATGAAGTAAATCTCCGGCGCCGTGACCGCGCGGTGTACGTGGCGGAAACTCTGTTGGGCGCCGTTGAGGGTAAGCGCATCGCCGTGCTGGGAGTCGCGTTCAAGCCCAACAGCGATGACGTTCGTGATTCCCCTGCGCTGGATGTGGCAGCGAGGTTATTCAACAGCGGAGCGGACGTTAGCGTCTACGACCCCGCCGCCAACGCCAACGCCGCGAAGCGCTACCCACGACTGAATTACGTGGATTCTCAGGCCGAAGCGGTAGCGGACGCTGACCTGGTCATGCTCCTGACAGAATGGTCTGAGTTTGTCATTATCGACCCCGAAGAATTGGGATCGGAGGTCGCGCGTAAGCGCATTTTTGACGGGCGCAACGTGCTGGATCATGAGAAGTGGGATGCCGCTGGCTGGGACATAGTGTCCGTCGGGCACAAAAGTGAACTGCTGGAACTCGCGACAGTCGTCTAG